The Petrocella atlantisensis genome has a window encoding:
- a CDS encoding YihY/virulence factor BrkB family protein, producing MKGRLMTEFIGKLKQLIDKIEKDDIMAWASMLTLFLLLSLFPLIILITDFVASTSFNDPNITEYLIGILPAPIFETIQTIAIDIEQNRSTQVIPAAIIIAMWAASKGILAIIQALNKAYDVVETRSYIKLRFFALLYTLGFILLIVLSLLLIVFGNTIYSFIENYITLPVFISPIVNLLRFTITMIFSMIFFVFLYNLSPTVQVGVVKVLPGSIFSSFGLIIASSAFSIYVKYSTSLSYLYGSLTGFMALVLWLYFISIIIMVGGEINAVFLSSHFKHLNQHHHEV from the coding sequence ATGAAAGGTAGACTTATGACTGAGTTTATAGGGAAACTAAAGCAACTTATTGATAAAATTGAAAAAGATGATATTATGGCTTGGGCCTCTATGCTTACGCTTTTTTTACTTCTGTCATTATTCCCTCTCATTATTTTGATTACTGATTTTGTGGCCAGTACATCCTTTAACGATCCCAATATTACCGAATATCTAATCGGCATTTTACCAGCTCCAATTTTTGAAACCATTCAAACTATTGCTATAGATATTGAGCAAAACCGATCTACGCAAGTAATACCGGCAGCTATAATCATCGCTATGTGGGCTGCCTCAAAAGGTATTCTCGCTATTATTCAGGCACTTAACAAGGCTTATGATGTTGTTGAAACTCGTTCCTATATTAAGCTTCGCTTCTTTGCTTTACTTTATACACTGGGTTTTATCCTCTTAATCGTACTCTCATTATTGCTCATCGTTTTTGGTAATACTATATATAGTTTCATAGAAAACTATATCACTTTACCTGTTTTTATAAGTCCCATTGTAAACTTGCTACGGTTTACTATAACCATGATTTTCTCCATGATCTTTTTTGTATTTTTGTATAATCTATCGCCTACCGTGCAAGTAGGTGTTGTCAAGGTCCTCCCCGGATCCATATTTTCAAGTTTTGGTCTTATAATTGCCTCTAGTGCTTTTTCCATCTATGTTAAATACTCTACCAGTCTGTCTTACTTATATGGAAGTTTGACCGGTTTTATGGCCTTGGTACTTTGGTTGTATTTTATCAGCATTATAATTATGGTAGGCGGAGAGATTAATGCTGTTTTTCTTTCTTCTCATTTTAAGCACTTAAATCAACATCATCACGAAGTATAA